From the genome of Populus alba chromosome 10, ASM523922v2, whole genome shotgun sequence, one region includes:
- the LOC118061015 gene encoding LOW QUALITY PROTEIN: putative pectinesterase/pectinesterase inhibitor 28 (The sequence of the model RefSeq protein was modified relative to this genomic sequence to represent the inferred CDS: deleted 1 base in 1 codon), with protein sequence MASSNDGSNAGKKKFAIIGVSSIILVAMVVAVAVGIGGSQGDSKPESSPKGQISTTSKSIKAICQPTDYRETCEESLSKAAGNTTDPSKLVQAGFKVTIEALQNAINRSTTLKELAKDPMASQALDNCRELMDDAIAELEHSFDLIESFQASQFDEYVNNLKVWLSATITYQRTCLDGFENTTGSAGEKMKELLMASSQLTSNGLAMVDGVTSILKDLNIPGLTSRRLLEADDEFPSWINGGKRMLLLRETPATIKADAIVAQDGSGQYKTIAEAIENIPKKKNETFVLYIKEGVYKEHVSLSRSDTHVLMIGDGPTKTKITGNLNFANGVQTFKTATVSISGDHFMAKDIGFENSAGAIGHQAVALRVQADMSVFYNCQIDGYQDTLYAHTKRQFYRDCTITGTIDFIFGDAIALFQNCKLVVRKPLENQQCIVTAQGRNETREPTGFVIQNCTITADPQYFPVRLQNKAYLGRPWRELSRTIVMQSHIDDLIAPEGWLPWMGNFGLNTLFYSEYGNKGEGAVETNRVKWAGIKKLTPEAADGYTAAKFLQGDEWIPQTGVPYTAGMISA encoded by the exons ATGGCATCGAGTAATGATGGTTCCAACGCCGGGAAGAAGAAGTTTGCTATTATTGGCGTGTCATCTATAATCCTGGTGGCCATGGTGGTTGCT GTGGCTGTTGGAATCGGTGGCAGCCAAGGAGATTCGAAGCCAGAAAGCTCTCCTAAGGGGCAGATATCGACGACATCTAAATCTATCAAAGCTATTTGCCAACCCACAGATTACAGAGAAACTTGTGAAGAAAGCCTCTCAAAAGCTGCGGGAAACACAACCGATCCTTCGAAGCTTGTCCAGGCTGGTTTCAAGGTTACCATTGAAGCTCTCCAAAATGCCATCAATAGATCCACCACATTGAAAGAATTGGCCAAGGATCCGATGGCTAGCCAGGCTCTTGATAATTGCCGTGAATTGATGGACGATGCTATCGCTGAACTCGAGCATTCTTTTGATCTTATAGAGTCATTCCAGGCTAGCCAGTTCGACGAGTATGTAAATAACCTTAAAGTCTGGCTCAGCGCTACCATCACGTATCAACGGACTTGCTTGGACGGGTTTGAGAACACAACAGGTTCAGCTGGTGAGAAAATGAAAGAGCTTTTGATGGCTTCTAGTCAGCTCACCAGCAATGGCTTAGCCATGGTTGATGGCGTCACCTCCATCCTCAAGGATTTGAACATTCCGGGACTGACGAGCCGCAGACTCCTAGAAGCTGATGATGAATTCCCTTCGTGGATCAATGGTGGAAAAAGGATGCTACTCCTCAGAGAGACTCCTGCAACAATCAAGGCCGATGCGATTGTGGCTCAGGATGGAAGCGGTCAGTACAAAACAATTGCCGAGGCCATCGAGAACATccccaagaaaaaaaacgaaaccTTTGTGCTATACATCAAGGAAGGAGTTTACAAGGAGCATGTGAGCCTCTCAAGGAGCGATACCCATGTTCTGATGATTGGTGATGGCCCTACAAAGACCAAGATCACCGGAAATCTCAACTTTGCTAATGGAGTCCAAACATTCAAGACCGCAACAGTTT CAATATCTGGAGATCACTTCATGGCCAAGGACATTGGATTTGAGAACTCTGCCGGAGCAATAGGACACCAAGCCGTGGCACTCCGAGTCCAAGCTGACATGTCTGTCTTCTACAATTGCCAGATAGATGGCTACCAAGACACCCTCTATGCCCACACCAAGCGTCAATTCTACCGTGACTGCACCATCACAGGCACAATTGACTTCATCTTTGGCGATGCTATTGCTCTCTTCCAAAACTGCAAACTGGTCGTCAGGAAGCCACTGGAAAACCAACAGTGCATCGTCACAGCTCAAGGAAGGAACGAGACGCGTGAGCCCACCGGCTTCGTCATCCAAAACTGCACGATCACAGCAGACCCTCAATACTTTCCCGTCAGGTTGCAGAACAAGGCCTATCTTGGGCGGCCATGGAGGGAGCTGTCCAGGACTATTGTCATGCAATCTCACATCGATGACTTGATTGCTCCTGAAGGCTGGTTGCCATGGATGGGTAATTTTGGCCTGAACACACTATTCTACTCCGAGTACGGCAACAAGGGAGAAGGTGCGGTGGAGACCAACAGAGTAAAATGGGCTGGCATCAAAAAGCTTACACCAGAGGCAGCTGATGGCTACACTGCTGCAAAATTCCTTCAGGGTGATGAATGGATCCCGCAAACCGGCGTGCCTTACACTGCTGGCATGATCAGTGCGTAG
- the LOC118061016 gene encoding condensin-2 complex subunit H2, which yields MINNNKEEASKYHTVQAERDLEANWEVDLSKKLEDYLLKICSGEIAGNEEDSNVNFAEAALLLQGSVQVYSRKVEYLYNLVLHALDFLSQKRQQEQSEGTSVQTEQSGSRAVSDEENDEFWVSDDVPVDARNCLDASTSKDASFYHFVKPPANLVVLEGDCLDSSGDGGELESYLLATNDLYQDFILLDPCDALAINDFLKADDTGRAQNGPYRGSSIRKTFQSPTRRSGGTANKPSLGKNRDANPMPSPVAGCSFGVNGCKIRPDPPVYDNFDENPGFEMEDRYSDPENAEDSDDSDDPWKPLNPHEPGNLKVKPFKKVKDFRRNGLQSAEKTSITALFPIARMHGTISPELAKIWETQQNKIGNHGNTRSPTLYEKLRQSLTNEGHNIPDTTGNSGNDNEDNAYDTGIPDFGQPDEEISECMNEDSSPPLHEKHDDGGTHFDTYKDFGHGDQRSQASLEDLCRSHLDALLANIAETEKQTELAARVSSWKLKIEQNLEEQDSHPPFDIHAYGERIVDKLSLETDSQKHVMAFTDVVKGQEKHDVARTFSALLQLVNNGEVDFDRSQANTESFCYTAVNPFHVRLLGHKKEQEGRQFQLSKKRVKSPIRKGGPKLGKNGNTRCTPEGKKRRRSRVVEPVDLHSAG from the exons atgattaataacaacaaagaagaagcAAGCAAGTACCACACAGTACAAGCAGAGCGTGATTTAGAAGCCAACTGGGAAGTCGATCTTTCAAAAAAGCTTGAAGATTATTTGTTAAAGATTTGTTCTGGTGAAATTGCTGGAAACGAAGAGGATAGTAACGTCAATTTCGCTGAAG CTGCTTTATTGCTTCAAGGTTCAGTTCAAGTTTATAGCAGGAAGGTTGAGTATTTATACAACTTGGTTTTGCATGCTTTGGACTTCCTATCTCAGAAAag GCAGCAGGAGCAATCAGAGGGCACATCTGTCCAGACTGAACAAAGTGGTTCCCGTGCAGTTTctgatgaagaaaatgatgaattttGGGTCTCAGATGATGTCCCAG TGGATGCAAGGAATTGCTTAGATGCTTCAACCAGCAAAGATGCTTCTTTCTATCACTTTGTGAAACCACCAGCAAATCTTGTTGTTCTTGAAGGTGATTGCTTAGATAGCAGTGGTGATGGTGGGGAATTAGAGTCATATCTG TTAGCCACCAATGATCTTTACCAAGATTTTATTCTCTTAGACCCATGTGATGCCCTAGccataaatgattttttgaaagcaGATGATACTGGAAGGGCACAAAATGGTCCTTACAGGGGCAGCTCAATACGTAAGACCTTTCAGTCCCCAACAAGGCGTTCTGGAGGAACTGCTAACAAGCCTTCTCTTGGAAAGAATCGGGATGCCAATCCTATGCCATCCCCTGTTGCTGGTTGCAGTTTTGGAGTTAATGGTTGTAAGATCAGGCCTGACCCTCCTGTCTATGATAATTTTGATGAGAATCCTGGATTCGAAATGGAAGACAGATATTCAGATCCTGAGAATGCAGAAGATTCAGATGACAGTGATGATCCCTGGAAGCCTTTGAACCCCCATGAACCTGGGAACTTAAAAGTGAAACCTTTTAAGAAAG TAAAAGATTTCAGAAGGAATGGGTTACAATCTGCTGAGAAGACCTCTATAACTGCTCTGTTTCCAATTGCAAGGATGCATGGTACTATTAGTCCAGAGCTTGCCAAAATATGGGAAACACAGCAAAACAAAATTGGAAACCATGGGAACACACGATCTCCTACATTATATGAAAAG CTGAGGCAATCTCTTACTAATGAAGGACATAATATTCCTGATACTACTGGTAACTCTGGGAATGACAATGAAGACAATGCATATGACACTGGGATCCCTGATTTCGGGCAGCCTGATGAAGAGATTTCAGAATGCATGAATGAAGATTCATCACCCCCTTTACATGAAAAG CATGATGATGGTGGGACTCACTTTGACACCTATAAAGATTTTGGACATGGAGATCAAAGATCTCAAGCAAGCCTGGAAGATCTATGTCGATCTCACCTT GATGCTCTGCTCGCCAATATAGCTGAAACTGAGAAGCAAACTGAACTGGCTGCTCGGGTTTCATCATGGAAACTGAAAATTGAGCAAAACTTGGAAGAACAA GACTCACATCCGCCATTTGACATTCATGCCTATGGTGAAAGGATTGTTGACAAACTCTCTCTTGAAACAGACAGTCAAAAACATGTCATGGCCTTTACAGATGTTGTGAAGGGCCAGGAAAAACATGATGTGGCTCGAACCTTCTCCGCACTTCTTCAGCTG GtcaacaatggagaagttgATTTTGATAGGAGTCAAGCTAATACCGAGTCATTCTGTTACACGGCTGTCAATCCTTTCCACGTCCGGCTCCTCGGTCATAAAAAAGAACAGGAAGGAAGACAATTTCAACTGTCAAAAAAGAGAGTTAAATCACCAATAAGAAAAGGAGGTCCGAAGCTGGGCAAGAATGGTAACACAAGGTGCACACCTGAAGGTAAGAAGAGGCGAAGATCTCGAGTTGTTGAGCCAGTTGACTTACATTCAGCAGGGTGA